In Uranotaenia lowii strain MFRU-FL chromosome 2, ASM2978415v1, whole genome shotgun sequence, one genomic interval encodes:
- the LOC129742731 gene encoding uncharacterized protein LOC129742731 — protein MASERRIKSLKLRIRSLETSFNLIKVFVDNYDEDTQSVEVPVRLENLGVLWTDYSKTQAELEASDVDDMAIVEQQFKQRSQFETEYYRVKGFLLAVNKHASTPYSHPVQSHAHFPASSQIRLPDVKLPVFNGSLEQWLNFHDLFVSLVHSSSDLSNIQKFYYLRSSLSGDALKLIQTIAISANNYPVAWNLLIEHFQNPLRLKQTYVDSLFEFSQLKKESASDLHSLVERFEANVRILKQLGERTEYWDILLIRMLSIRLDSTTRRDWEEFASAKESTTFQDLVGFLQRRVTVLQCMSNGQQEHSATTSAKKSTSRPPLVSHGATQFNYRQCFACSDHHPLYQCPVFSKMTSEDKEKLVRRQQLCRNCLRKGHVVRNCSSKNTCRKCRGRHHSQLCSDDRTHQERLNQRVEASATTETNAACEAASPSLSAAIYNPGTGRLSNRVILATAVVTLIDDHGHSHVARALLDSGSECSFITESFSQRLRIHRQKVHLSISGIGQSSTHARLKLRTTVRSRTTRFSTIVELLVLPKLTLNLPSTTMDVSSWSFPEGIQLADPAFYQSNPIDVVLGAEIFFDVFKPSGRISLGDGLPMLVNSVFGWVVSGKVMQSNHLKTISCNVATVADIQRFMQRFWAIEEESAVPSLSVEEAACEEHFRRTVQRAPDGRYIVRLPLKEAADNIGDNCNTARRRVHMIESRLQRNKELQIQYRDFMAEYETLGHMHRVADTAGSDSSRYYLPHHPVIRETSSTTKVRVVFDASCKSATGKSLNDVLMVGAVIQDDLRAIILRSRLHQVMLIADIKQMYRQVLVDDRDTPLQRIFWRNSPEEPLQTFELKTVTYGTASAPFLATRVLQQLADDENQNFPQAAKILKRDVYVDDLFTGGSSPEEVSELRTQLDHLCRRGGLEFRKFASNVESVLDGVSPERRAIQSSVELAADQCIKTLGLHWEPTADNLRFHIQLPKQPPDTLMTKRIALSQIAQLFDPLGLVGPVIVTAKIFMQTLWSLTSEDDKPWGWDQPLPDSLATYWIKYYSQLPLLEQLRIPRCVVLPDPCNIQLHLFSDASEQAYGACAYLRSTDASGNVLVTLLTAKSKVSPLKRRSIPRLELCGALEAAQLYQKVCSAFGSRFTTFFWVDSTTVLAWLKSSPSVWTTFVANRVSKIQLATVDTSWNHVAGQQNPADHISRGIEAGTILSCDLWWKGPQWLQFEPSFWPVNQHEQSFETQLEARSSPIKVLATTADASFVDLFVERFSSFQHMLRVAAFCLRISVNRKQPKLTTILTPTEIQNAEFSLIRLVQLQEFASEISALRDSKPIHTKSRLRWFSPFLDPHGVMRVGGRLDKAPLTYDSKHQILLPYHHRFSVLLVQWYHERNLHASPQLLVGLLRLRYWIIGARNLAKTIVHRCTICFRARPKLVEQFMAELPKERITATRPFTVTGVDYWGPILLKHPHRRASPTKAFVAVFVCFCTKAVHIELVFDLTTAKFIQALRRFVSRRGPPSDIFSDNGRNFLGAKNELKRLIRQPDYSRKVDQECSVCNIKWHFNPPRASHFGGLWESAIHSAQKHFIRIVRDRPLFYDDMQTLLCQIESCLNSRPLVPLSDDPTDYEPLTPGHFLVGSALKAVPDDELSEIPFNCLKNWQQIQKLLQDLWRRWHLEYINTLQPRSKWVHSPVSIKENQLVLLKEDNTPPMHWPTARIIQTHPGSDGVVRVVTLRTAKGSCTRPVSKICLLPIAPSLEESIAPSSAEQSTPDEIRV, from the coding sequence ATGGCTTCAGAGCGACGCATCAAGTCTCTGAAATTGAGGATTCGTAGCCTAGAGACTTCTTTCAATCTCATCAAGGTTTTCGTCGACAACTACGACGAAGACACTCAATCAGTGGAAGTCCCCGTGAGGCTAGAGAATCTCGGTGTTCTCTGGACAGACTACTCCAAGACCCAAGCTGAGCTGGAAGCTTCCGATGTCGACGACATGGCAATCGTCGAGCAGCAATTCAAACAGCGATCGCAGTTCGAGACAGAATACTACAGAGTGAAGGGATTCTTGCTGGCCGTAAATAAACATGCTTCGACTCCGTATTCTCATCCTGTTCAGTCCCATGCGCACTTCCCTGCTTCCTCCCAGATTCGGCTACCCGACGTAAAGCTCCCCGTGTTCAACGGGTCGTTAGAGCAATGGTTAAACTTCCACGATCTTTTCGTTTCTTTGGTGCACTCATCAAGTGATTTGTCTAACATccaaaagttttattatttgaGATCGTCGTTGAGTGGAGATGCCCTTAAGTTAATCCAAACTATTGCAATCAGTGCCAATAACTATCCCGTCGCCTGGAATCTTCTCATTGagcattttcaaaatccattacGCTTAAAACAAACTTATGTTGACTCGTTGTTCGAATTTTCGCAACTTAAGAAAGAATCAGCTTCAGATCTTCATTCGTTGGTCGAAAGGTTTGAAGCTAACGTTCGAATCCTAAAGCAGCTTGGAGAAAGAACTGAATATTGGGACATTTTGCTCATACGAATGCTGAGTATCCGCCTTGATTCAACAACTCGTCGAGATTGGGAAGAGTTTGCGTCTGCGAAAGAGTCAACTACATTCCAAGATCTGGTAGGATTTCTTCAACGACGAGTTACGGTTCTGCAGTGCATGAGCAATGGCCAGCAAGAGCATTCAGCAACGACTTCAgcgaaaaaatcgacttctcgtCCTCCACTCGTTAGCCACGGAGCAACTCAGTTCAACTATCGGCAGTGTTTCGCTTGCTCCGACCATCACCCTCTGTATCAGTGTccagttttctcaaaaatgaccTCCGAAGACAAAGAAAAACTTGTGCGCCGCCAACAGCTTTGCCGAAATTGTCTACGGAAGGGTCATGTGGTTCGAAACTGTTCGTCGAAGAACACCTGCCGGAAATGCCGAGGACGACACCATAGCCAGCTGTGCAGCGACGATCGCACTCATCAGGAGCGCCTCAACCAGCGAGTCGAAGCAAGCGCAACGACGGAGACCAATGCGGCTTGCGAAGCAGCTTCACCATCACTATCAGCCGCGATTTACAACCCAGGGACTGGTCGTCTTTCTAACAGGGTGATTCTCGCAACAGCGGTGGTCACTTTAATCGACGATCACGGCCACTCACACGTAGCAAGGGCACTGCTGGACTCAGGAAGCGAGTGCAGCTTCATTACTGAGTCATTTTCTCAACGGCTTCGGATTCATCGGCAAAAGGTTCATCTCTCAATCTCCGGAATTGGCCAATCTTCCACACATGCCCGTCTGAAGCTCCGCACCACAGTACGCTCACGCACCACCCGGTTTTCCACCATCGTCGAATTGCTTGTGCTTCCGAAACTAACCCTAAATCTACCGTCGACAACCATGGACGTTTCGAGCTGGAGTTTTCCGGAGGGAATTCAACTAGCAGATCCAGCTTTCTACCAGTCTAATCCCATCGACGTGGTTCTGGGCGCTGAAATATTCTTCGACGTCTTCAAACCATCAGGCAGAATATCACTTGGGGATGGGCTTCCGATGCTGGTGAATTCGGTCTTTGGCTGGGTGGTCTCTGGGAAGGTTATGCAGTCCAATCACCTCAAGACGATTTCCTGCAACGTCGCTACAGTGGCGGACATTCAACGATTCATGCAACGGTTTTGGGCGATTGAGGAGGAAAGTGCCGTTCCTAGTCTCTCGGTAGAAGAAGCGGCGTGCGAGGAGCATTTTCGTCGTACAGTTCAACGTGCGCCAGATGGCCGATATATTGTGCGATTGCCGTTGAAGGAAGCGGCAGACAACATAGGCGACAACTGCAACACTGCGCGACGTCGTGTTCACATGATCGAATCTCGCCTTCAACGCAACAAGGAGCTGCAGATTCAGTATCGGGACTTCATGGCAGAATACGAAACCCTTGGCCACATGCATCGAGTGGCGGACACAGCTGGATCCGATTCTTCCCGGTACTACTTACCCCATCATCCTGTGATTCGAGAAACGAGCTCCACAACCAAAGTCCGAGTTGTTTTCGACGCATCGTGTAAATCTGCAACCGGAAAATCTCTGAACGATGTGCTTATGGTAGGCGCAGTAATTCAAGACGATCTGAGAGCCATCATATTGAGGTCTAGGCTCCACCAGGTCATGCTCATCGCTGACATTAAGCAGATGTATCGTCAAGTGCTGGTCGACGATAGAGACACTCCACTGCAGCGGATTTTTTGGCGGAATTCCCCCGAGGAACCTCTACAGACCTTCGAGCTAAAAACGGTCACCTACGGCACGGCCAGCGCACCGTTTCTCGCTACCAGGGTACTTCAGCAGTTAGCCGATGACGAAAACCAGAACTTTCCCCAAGCAGCCAAGATTCTGAAGCGCGATGTTTACGTCGACGATCTGTTCACCGGAGGCAGCTCACCAGAGGAAGTATCAGAACTACGAACTCAGCTTGATCATCTTTGCAGAAGGGGCGGACTTGAGTTCCGCAAATTCGCCTCAAACGTAGAATCGGTTCTCGACGGCGTTTCTCCCGAAAGGCGTGCCATTCAATCTTCGGTCGAGCTCGCAGCAGACCAGTGCATCAAAACCCTGGGCCTACACTGGGAACCAACAGCCGACAACTTACGGTTCCACATTCAACTCCCCAAGCAACCACCAGACACCCTCATGACGAAACGAATCGCCCTGTCACAAATCGCACAACTTTTCGATCCGTTAGGCCTGGTTGGACCAGTCATCGTAACCGCTAAGATATTTATGCAGACGCTGTGGAGCCTTACATCCGAAGACGACAAACCTTGGGGCTGGGATCAACCGCTACCAGATTCTCTCGCCACTTACTGGATCAAATATTACTCGCAGTTGCCTTTGCTTGAGCAACTCAGAATCCCTCGATGTGTTGTTTTGCCCGATCCATGTAACATTCAGCTTCACCTCTTTTCGGACGCATCGGAACAAGCATATGGCGCCTGTGCATATCTTCGATCGACCGACGCTTCCGGGAATGTTCTGGTAACCTTGTTGACAGCCAAATCTAAAGTTTCACCGTTAAAAAGGCGCAGCATTCCTCGACTCGAGCTCTGCGGAGCACTAGAAGCGGCTCAACTGTACCAAAAGGTCTGCTCCGCCTTCGGATCGAGGTTTACGACATTCTTCTGGGTCGACTCTACTACCGTTCTTGCCTGGCTTAAGTCTAGCCCATCTGTTTGGACTACATTTGTGGCTAACAGAGTGTCCAAAATCCAGCTTGCTACAGTAGACACTTCCTGGAACCATGTTGCTGGGCAACAGAACCCCGCAGACCACATCTCTAGAGGCATCGAGGCAGGAACAATTCTTTCTTGCGACCTTTGGTGGAAAGGTCCTCAATGGCTTCAATTTGAACCATCGTTCTGGCCTGTTAATCAGCATGAACAATCGTTTGAGACGCAGCTTGAAGCTCGATCTTCCCCGATTAAAGTTCTGGCAACAACAGCAGACGCTTCCTTCGTTGATCTTTTCGTCGAACGCTTTTCCTCCTTCCAACACATGCTCCGTGTAGCGGCATTCTGTTTAAGGATCTCCGTGAACCGCAAACAACCGAAGCTCACCACCATTCTTACACCGACCGAAATCCAAAATGCTGAATTTTCCCTAATACGATTAGTCCAGCTCCAAGAATTCGCCAGTGAAATCAGCGCGCTTCGAGACTCGAAACCCATCCACACCAAATCACGGCTCCGATGGTTCTCTCCGTTCCTCGATCCTCACGGGGTAATGCGTGTGGGAGGCAGGCTTGACAAAGCACCACTAACCTACGACAGCAAGCACCAGATTCTGCTCCCATATCATCATCGTTTTTCGGTGTTACTCGTCCAATGGTACCACGAACGAAATCTGCATGCTTCACCGCAACTACTGGTCGGACTTCTTCGCCTAAGATACTGGATCATAGGGGCCAGGAATCTGGCCAAAACCATCGTACATCGCTGCACCATTTGCTTCCGAGCTCGCCCTAAATTGGTTGAACAATTTATGGCTGAGCTGCCCAAGGAACGGATCACAGCCACTCGTCCATTCACGGTAACGGGGGTTGATTATTGGGGCCCAATCCTGCTGAAGCATCCACATCGGCGAGCCTCCCCAACAAAGGCATTTGTTGCAGTCTTTGTCTGCTTTTGCACTAAAGCTGTACATATCGAACTGGTGTTCGACTTGACAACAGCAAAGTTCATTCAGGCCTTGCGACGATTCGTATCTCGTCGAGGCCCACCTTCCGACATCTTCTCTGATAATGGCCGAAACTTTCTCGGAGCCAAGAATGAACTGAAACGACTTATTCGCCAGCCAGACTATTCGCGCAAGGTTGACCAGGAGTGCTCAGTCTGTAACATCAAATGGCACTTCAATCCGCCCAGAGCATCCCATTTCGGTGGACTATGGGAATCTGCAATTCATTCTGCCCAGAAACATTTCATCCGTATTGTCCGGGACCGTCCACTTTTCTACGACGACATGCAGACTCTCCTGTGTCAAATTGAAAGTTGCCTCAACTCTCGTCCTCTTGTTCCCCTGAGCGACGATCCAACGGATTATGAGCCATTGACACCCGGACACTTTCTTGTTGGCTCTGCATTAAAGGCTGTTCCAGATGACGAGCTCAGTGAGATTCCGTTCAACTGCTTGAAAAATTGGCAACAAATCCAAAAACTGCTTCAGGATCTCTGGCGAAGGTGGCATCTAGAATACATAAATACATTACAACCAAGAAGCAAATGGGTGCACTCACCTGTGTCCATCAAGGAAAACCAGCTCGTCCTGTTGAAGGAAGATAACACTCCACCGATGCATTGGCCGACGGCAAGAATAATCCAGACCCATCCTGGCAGCGACGGAGTAGTCAGAGTGGTCACTCTGAGAACAGCGAAAGGATCCTGCACACGACCGGTGTCTAAAATCTGCCTGCTGCCGATTGCACCATCGTTGGAGGAATCAATTGCACCATCCAGCGCTGAGCAATCAACACCAGACGAGATTCGTGTTTGA